CTTACCTGTAGACCCGGCTTGTGTCATAGCTGTATATTACGGAACAGCCAATCCCATGGGAATACCAGATTTGACAATCACCATTCCTTATGAAGTAACTGATTATATTGTATCCTGGCCGCTTGGCGACATCAATGGAGACAGTCGGGATGATTTAGTCATACATTGCCCACTTTGGAGTAATCCTCAGATCTTTAAATTAATAATCTGGACAGGCAATGACGACCCGTTTGTAACTCTTGTGGAAACGACAAATGGCTTAGTGTCTAGAACGGCCATTGGAGTGGGGGATGTGAATGGTGACAACTTTGACGATTACATCTTGCAGTATGGCATACCCGGCGGAACAAACATGAACAGCAGAATAGTCTTGTATTATGGGGACACAAATTTCCCAGAAGTTGATAGTTTAGTAATTTCAGATAACACAGAGGCCATAACTGTGCGATCGGCAAGCCCGTTAGGAGACCTTAATGGTGATGGTTATGCAGATTTTGAGTCATATGTGGGTAAAGTGTGGTTTGGAGGGACAGATTTATCACCGATTCATGATCTTGAACTGGTATATCACAACCCACCCTACCATGAGTGGTTCAACCCAGGTCGTAATGTTGGTAATCCATTCATTTACGGTGATCTTAACGGAGACGGTTATGACGACGTGATCGGATCGACGCATCAAATCAATTTTTACCAGGGAGAGATTGGCATCTGGGTGGGAGGACCAAGTATGGATGGGTTGATTGACTTGTATTTATATCCGCCAAGTGATTACGGAACTAGAAATTTTGGGTATGCCAAAGCAACTGGAGATTTTAACGGGGATGGATTATGTGACCTTGCGGTCTCAGCTCCCATTTGGGGACAAGGAACGATTTTCAATACGACCGGTCGAGTATTTATTTATTCTGGCAATGCAGCGTTATCAGATACGGTGGTTGCAAATGATGATCCAGTTGAGGCAGAACCAAGCTGGGAGATAAACGTATATCCCAATCCCATGCGTGCAAACGAGCAGCTAAAGATTGATTTATTGGGGTCCGGCTTTAAGGCTTCCACTCCCTTACGGCTGGAATTGTTTAACCTAAGAGGGCAAAAAGTAAGTGGTCTTGAGCATGTAGGTGAAGTTCTGAACGGGGCTACCCTCTCAATGCCTGTCCCAAATATTGCAAATGGTTTGTATTTCCTCAGGATTATACAAAACAACAAAACCACGTATATTAAGAAAATCTGTGTTTTAAAATAGGGGGAACAATGAAAAAAACACTAGTTGTCTTTTTTTTACTTATCTTGGTAGTTTGTGCCACAGCTAGGTATTCGGATCAATTTCCTTTGGGTACATACTCCTACATAAGTGAAAAACCTTGGTTTATGAACAACTTAAACGCTCTTAGCGGAGCTATGAATCAATTGGGTTATAATTCAACCATTATGGAAACTTTTAATCCTGCTGCCGATCTGACTACGATATACTCAAGGCTTAACGCTGATAGTATAGATGTTATAATATCAGATCGAGCATGGCGAAACTCAAGTGGCAATGAAAAGTATGCCACCACCGGACTTACAACGAGCAGCTATTATAGGTTTGAAGCTGAGTATGAAGATGGATGCTCTGTCACAAATACAGATTTGACTGATAGCCAGCATTGGTACGGCTCAAGAAATGAAGATATGCCTGGAACTGCTAATGATATTAATAGAACTGGCTTTCCTTTCTATGCAGGAGATGTTGCACCTCCAGCGTCCAATGATTATGTCTGGAGATGTGAGCCCAATCAGAATCCCAATGTACTGTCACCGGGGTGGGCATATACGGATTTACGCTGGAGATGGCTGACTAAGACTGGCTGGGGAACTGTTCCATCGGCTACGCCTCCTCCGCAGAGATCCAGCCAGTCCCTGCGAGGTAATTGTTGATGAATGAGAACGCACTTGACGGAATTCAGACATTGAAAAAAATGTAATTGCTCAATTGAACATAGATAGTGTGTAAAAAGAGGAAGGAATAATGTCCTCAACTAACCTGATAAACAATGAGTTGGAATTTACACTAACAATAGGGACTCATCTTCCACGTAGTAGAGGAGGAATAGGATGAGACAGTTATTTTGTATTACAGTGTTGATCTCGGTAAGCCTATTATATGCAGTCAACTGCATGCCATTGCTTACCACAATGACGGGTGAGTTTGGTGGAGCAGCATTAGGCAGGTCAATGTGCAATATTGACTTTAATGGAGATGGAATACAGGATTTGGTAGCGTTAGAAAAGCACTGGAATCCTGATGGTGTGTTTGATCTCTCCTACAAAATGTTTGG
This region of Candidatus Cloacimonadota bacterium genomic DNA includes:
- a CDS encoding T9SS type A sorting domain-containing protein: MKYFSIMALVFVFISLQLKAIEHLEIMTTLYGEFDGSRFGERVVSMDYNGDGYDDVIVHSPYWNPTGVYNSNQCWGKIYFYWGGPNMDNIPDFVMEGTENWELYPAGPFNGGDINGDGVDDMVITLPVDPACVIAVYYGTANPMGIPDLTITIPYEVTDYIVSWPLGDINGDSRDDLVIHCPLWSNPQIFKLIIWTGNDDPFVTLVETTNGLVSRTAIGVGDVNGDNFDDYILQYGIPGGTNMNSRIVLYYGDTNFPEVDSLVISDNTEAITVRSASPLGDLNGDGYADFESYVGKVWFGGTDLSPIHDLELVYHNPPYHEWFNPGRNVGNPFIYGDLNGDGYDDVIGSTHQINFYQGEIGIWVGGPSMDGLIDLYLYPPSDYGTRNFGYAKATGDFNGDGLCDLAVSAPIWGQGTIFNTTGRVFIYSGNAALSDTVVANDDPVEAEPSWEINVYPNPMRANEQLKIDLLGSGFKASTPLRLELFNLRGQKVSGLEHVGEVLNGATLSMPVPNIANGLYFLRIIQNNKTTYIKKICVLK